One stretch of Daphnia pulicaria isolate SC F1-1A chromosome 6, SC_F0-13Bv2, whole genome shotgun sequence DNA includes these proteins:
- the LOC124341828 gene encoding glutamate receptor ionotropic, kainate glr-3-like: MKLAWLIILLVDFCYAEPSVTDVWRRDQPKSIFPVNGKHLRLLANPLDGIFDLKRNSTGHVVQLAGPLPLALDWLSHRYNFTYSYVPILEPRINVDDLPNKRGGIGYLRQGEADLFISAIVGSPTRFKYADYSAPWLSSPFSILIPIPNSSANVGALIEPMSTEVWICIALSVPAVIASLIGLSKCINALNKRIGSKPIENNSGGSIQIIDYVVCVILSQGAYCEKRQLAFRIAAAAWCLACFVLVQAYSSTLIAFITSPNTKPIINSVYDIPKVPGLKITVDRDYGADIKLLQTDFGIYKKLGDSLREDPSLRCNKTEFCLDKVRSGNYVYIHGKPIVQKIIAMDRERTGSCHFTVASETFMAGHLYWLLSKKSPYTETTNRGILRMQETGLLGKWMETFNPEGTKCLLKKNAEKNGISRISLQNLTSAFILLIFGISGSILIFLVEFMMNRLFRRDSSRKISH; this comes from the exons ATGAAACTGGCGTGGTTAATAATCCTCTTGGTGGATTTCTGCTATGCGGAACCATCAGTCACTGACGTATGGCGCCGTGATCAACCGAAATCTATTTTTCCAGTCAACGGAAAACACCTTCGCTTGCTTGCTAATCCA CTCGATGGAATATTCGACTTGAAAAGAAACTCGACTGGTCATGTCGTCCAGTTAGCGGGACCCCTTCCTCTCGCACTCGATTGGCTTTCACATCGCTACAACTTCAC ATACTCCTACGTTCCCATACTTGAACCTCGTATAAACGTGGATGACTTGCCCAACAAACGTGGAGGAATAGGCTACTTACGTCAAGGG GAGGCTGACTTGTTCATCAGTGCTATTGTCGGATCTCCAACCCGATTTAAATATGCAGATTATTCCGCTCCGTGGTTGTCTTCTCCATTTAGTATCCTCATTCCCATCCCGAATTCTTCTGCTAATGTTGGCGCATTGATTGAGCCGATGAGTACTGAA GTGTGGATCTGCATCGCTCTATCAGTTCCGGCCGTCATTGCAAGTCTGATTGGTCTGAGCAAATGTATTAACGCACTCAACAAACGAATAGGATCAAAACCAATAGAAAATAATTCCGGTGGCAGTATTCAAATAATCGACTATGTCGTCTGCGTCATTCTTTCTCAAG GTGCATATTGCGAGAAGAGACAGCTAGCGTTTCGTATAGCAGCGGCTGCCTGGTGTCTGGCTTGTTTCGTTCTTGTTCAAGCCTACAGTTCGACGCTGATCGCTTTCATTACGTCACCAAATACTAAACCCATAATCAATTCAGTTTACGATATTCCTAAAGTGCCCGGTCTAAAAATCACAGTCGACAGAGATTATGGAGCAGATATAAAGCTGCTG CAAACTGATTTTGGTATTTACAAAAAACTTGGTGATTCACTGAGGGAAGATCCGAGTCTTCGTTGcaataaaacagaattttgCCTTGACAAAGTTCGATCAGGAAATTACGTTTATATTCAC GGAAAACCGATCGTCCAGAAAATTATTGCCATGGATCGAGAGCGGACAGGATCATGCCATTTTACTGTTGCTTCAGAAACTTTTATGGCGGGCCATCTTTATTGGTTGTTGTCAAAGAAAAGTCCCTACACAGAAACCACTAATCGGGg CATATTAAGGATGCAGGAAACTGGTTTATTGGGGAAGTGGATGGAAACATTCAACCCTGAAGGGACAAAAtgtttattgaagaaaaacgcGGAGAAAAACGGAATCTCTCGAATTAGCCTACAAAATTTGACAAGCGCGTTTATTCTATTGATATTTGGAATTAGCGGTTCAATTCTCATCTTTTTGGTCGAATTCATGATGAATCGTCTGTTCAGGCGCGATTCTTCTCGCAAAATTTCTCACTGA
- the LOC124341795 gene encoding mediator of RNA polymerase II transcription subunit 25-like isoform X1, which produces MKLSLVSALFVATAVLSVSAERNERQLFSSSRFSSSGLVFPGPPATQAHPPKQQLQQRAGIQQRQAELPAGASNQQASEKSDASGFVPSSRQQPLPQAQRFQQGPNFANRPGNGPRPPFVPGSQQERTLPPVPLSLIGQQPEEFIAAAQQRQQLQQQQQQQQAQQARQQQPQQQPQQRPQIKPEEENEELLTSAEIQREFPEEFVPRAPVRPQPQPQPQQRENPEKPIRIRPRPQQDERAEPSIPQPTQQRRPNYPSDYKPQGRPQQNNGLDDERRRPQPNQAAESEDELLDEEEEVKPDKLQLLLQKTDFSCVERKDGYYADEAVECEIFHYCQDKTRHSWLCPAGASFHQVHLICMPVAKDNICKKSSQFHFVNDYLYQPMQDEDGNNSTLYADRYYPDGYLPGDDMADVVEPEKPNLQYNNRRQQAPAQNNRSQQRYNPDRPNRERVPINENRRQGIEPRRPAFQAPSADEDSAYNKSRGEDSPNRRVASRPQMEAAEDEEEEQ; this is translated from the exons atgaagttgtcgttggTCTCTGCGTTGTTCGTGGCCACAGCAGTGCTGTCCGTGTCGGCCGAACGGAACGAGAGGCAGCTCTTCTCCTCGTCGCGATTCTCCTCTTCGGGACTCGTCTTCCCAGGGCCGCCGGCCACTCAAGCCCATCCACCCAAACAGCAGCTGCAACAACGGGCTGGCATCCAACAGAGACAAGCCGAACTTCCTGCTGGCGCTAGCAACCAACAGGCGTCGGAGAAATCCGATGCGTCCGGTTTCGTCCCGTCCAGCCGTCAGCAACCTCTGCCGCAAGCGCAACGTTTCCAACAAGGTCCCAACTTCGCCAACCGCCCAGGAAATGGCCCCAGGCCTCCGTTCGTCCCAGGAAGTCAGCAG GAAAGAACTTTGCCGCCAGTCCCACTCTCGTTGATCGGCCAACAGCCGGAAGAGTTCATCGCTGCCGCCCAACAACGCCAACaactgcagcagcaacagcagcagcaacaggcgCAACAGGCCAGACAGCAACaaccccagcagcagccccagcAACGCCCTCAAATCAAACCCGAAGAAGAGAACGAGGAACTGCTCACTTCGGCCGAAATTCAGAGGGAATTTCCGGAAGAGTTCGTTCCACGCGCACCGGTCCGCCCACAACCTCAGCCTCAACCTCAACAAAGAGAGAACCCCGAGAAGCCGATCCGAATTCGACCCCGACCTCAGCAAGATGAACGGGCCGAGCCATCGATTCCTCAGCCAACTCAGCAGCGCCGACCCAACTACCCGTCCGACTACAAACCGCAAGGTCGCCCGCAACAG AATAACGGACTGGACGATGAGCGACGCCGGCCACAGCCAAACCAGGCCGCCGAATCGGAAGACGAATTGCTCGATGAGGAAGAAGAGGTCAAGCCGGACAAATTGCAACTGCTGCTCCAAAAGACAGATTTCAGCTGCGTCGAAAGGAAGGATGGCTACTACGCTGACGAGGCCGTCGAATGTGAAATCTTCCACTACTGCCAAGATAAGACTCGCCACTCTTGGCTCTGCCCCGCAGGTGCCTCTTTCCATCAG GTTCATCTCATCTGCATGCCCGTTGCCAAGGATAACATCTGCAAGAAGTCGTCGCAATTCCACTTTGTCAATGACTACTTGTACCAGCCGATGCAGGATGAGGACGGTAACAACAGCACTCTGTACGCTGATCGATACTACCCGGACGGCTACCTGCCTGGAGACGATATGGCCGATGTCGTCGAGCCCGAGAAACCCAATCTCCAATACAACAACCGACGCCAGCAAGCTCCTGCACAGAACAATCGGTCGCAGCAACGGTACAATCCCGACAGGCCCAACCGGGAACGCGTCCCCATCAACGAAAACCGAAGG CAGGGAATTGAGCCAAGACGCCCAGCGTTCCAGGCACCTTCCGCCGATGAGGATTCTGCTTACAACAAATCTCGTGGTGAGGATTCGCCGAATCGCCGCGTCGCTAGCCGCCCCCAAATGGAGGCagcagaagatgaagaagaggaacagtaa
- the LOC124341795 gene encoding mediator of RNA polymerase II transcription subunit 25-like isoform X2, with product MKLSLVSALFVATAVLSVSAERNERQLFSSSRFSSSGLVFPGPPATQAHPPKQQLQQRAGIQQRQAELPAGASNQQASEKSDASGFVPSSRQQPLPQAQRFQQGPNFANRPGNGPRPPFVPGSQQERTLPPVPLSLIGQQPEEFIAAAQQRQQLQQQQQQQQAQQARQQQPQQQPQQRPQIKPEEENEELLTSAEIQREFPEEFVPRAPVRPQPQPQPQQRENPEKPIRIRPRPQQDERAEPSIPQPTQQRRPNYPSDYKPQGRPQQNNGLDDERRRPQPNQAAESEDELLDEEEEVKPDKLQLLLQKTDFSCVERKDGYYADEAVECEIFHYCQDKTRHSWLCPAGASFHQVHLICMPVAKDNICKKSSQFHFVNDYLYQPMQDEDGNNSTLYADRYYPDGYLPGDDMADVVEPEKPNLQYNNRRQQAPAQNNRSQQRYNPDRPNRERVPINENRRGIEPRRPAFQAPSADEDSAYNKSRGEDSPNRRVASRPQMEAAEDEEEEQ from the exons atgaagttgtcgttggTCTCTGCGTTGTTCGTGGCCACAGCAGTGCTGTCCGTGTCGGCCGAACGGAACGAGAGGCAGCTCTTCTCCTCGTCGCGATTCTCCTCTTCGGGACTCGTCTTCCCAGGGCCGCCGGCCACTCAAGCCCATCCACCCAAACAGCAGCTGCAACAACGGGCTGGCATCCAACAGAGACAAGCCGAACTTCCTGCTGGCGCTAGCAACCAACAGGCGTCGGAGAAATCCGATGCGTCCGGTTTCGTCCCGTCCAGCCGTCAGCAACCTCTGCCGCAAGCGCAACGTTTCCAACAAGGTCCCAACTTCGCCAACCGCCCAGGAAATGGCCCCAGGCCTCCGTTCGTCCCAGGAAGTCAGCAG GAAAGAACTTTGCCGCCAGTCCCACTCTCGTTGATCGGCCAACAGCCGGAAGAGTTCATCGCTGCCGCCCAACAACGCCAACaactgcagcagcaacagcagcagcaacaggcgCAACAGGCCAGACAGCAACaaccccagcagcagccccagcAACGCCCTCAAATCAAACCCGAAGAAGAGAACGAGGAACTGCTCACTTCGGCCGAAATTCAGAGGGAATTTCCGGAAGAGTTCGTTCCACGCGCACCGGTCCGCCCACAACCTCAGCCTCAACCTCAACAAAGAGAGAACCCCGAGAAGCCGATCCGAATTCGACCCCGACCTCAGCAAGATGAACGGGCCGAGCCATCGATTCCTCAGCCAACTCAGCAGCGCCGACCCAACTACCCGTCCGACTACAAACCGCAAGGTCGCCCGCAACAG AATAACGGACTGGACGATGAGCGACGCCGGCCACAGCCAAACCAGGCCGCCGAATCGGAAGACGAATTGCTCGATGAGGAAGAAGAGGTCAAGCCGGACAAATTGCAACTGCTGCTCCAAAAGACAGATTTCAGCTGCGTCGAAAGGAAGGATGGCTACTACGCTGACGAGGCCGTCGAATGTGAAATCTTCCACTACTGCCAAGATAAGACTCGCCACTCTTGGCTCTGCCCCGCAGGTGCCTCTTTCCATCAG GTTCATCTCATCTGCATGCCCGTTGCCAAGGATAACATCTGCAAGAAGTCGTCGCAATTCCACTTTGTCAATGACTACTTGTACCAGCCGATGCAGGATGAGGACGGTAACAACAGCACTCTGTACGCTGATCGATACTACCCGGACGGCTACCTGCCTGGAGACGATATGGCCGATGTCGTCGAGCCCGAGAAACCCAATCTCCAATACAACAACCGACGCCAGCAAGCTCCTGCACAGAACAATCGGTCGCAGCAACGGTACAATCCCGACAGGCCCAACCGGGAACGCGTCCCCATCAACGAAAACCGAAGG GGAATTGAGCCAAGACGCCCAGCGTTCCAGGCACCTTCCGCCGATGAGGATTCTGCTTACAACAAATCTCGTGGTGAGGATTCGCCGAATCGCCGCGTCGCTAGCCGCCCCCAAATGGAGGCagcagaagatgaagaagaggaacagtaa